Within Calditrichota bacterium, the genomic segment TGCGAAGTGGAGGCTATGGTGTACTCGCAGCTCTTTTCGCCGGTCATGAAGAAGTTGAATAGGTCCGGCATGAAGAGGAGCGTGCGGGCCTGGGACAAAACCTCAGGCTCCCTGCGTGCCGTACACACCAACTGAAACAGGGAGTTGAACTGCATGAACTGGATGCCGGTGAGCCGGTACAGCTCTTCGCGCGGGATTGTGGCGAACACCTCTTCCATCACGCCAGCGGTCCGGCTGTCGCGGTAGGCGTACGGATCGCCCAATAGGCGATCCTCAGCGTCTAACAGGCCAAAGTCCACGCCCCAGGTGTCGACCCCGATGCCGGCGAGGTCCTTGTGTCCGGCTGCAGCAGCCGCAGCAAGCCCGCGCTCGAGCTCGCCGCGCAAATAGGCCATATCCCAGTGCAAGTGCCCGTCGCGCGTCACCTGCCGATTGGCAAAACGGTGCAGTTCTGCAAGCTGGATCGAGCCCTCGTCGACCAGTCCCAGCATTGCCCGGCCGCTTTCTGCGCCAAAGTCGAAGGCCAAGTATTTCCGCGCTGCCATGGTCTTTGCCTCGTCCGTGGTTGGCAATCACCGGCCGTAGAGCGGTCCAAAGTTCTTGCAGGCGCGGAAGTCAGCTCCCTCCAGGTCCTTGGTGCCAAAGGCTCCCCAGGCGGTGGGCCTGAAGATGCGCTCGCGCGGCACATTGTGCATTGCCACCGGAATGCGCAGCATGGCGGCCAGTGTGATGAGGCGGTCGCCGATGTGCCCATAGCTGACGGCGCCGTGGTTGGCTCCCCAGTTGGCCATCACCGAGTAGACGTCGGTGAAAGGTCCTTCGCCAGTGAGCACGGGCACGAACCAGGTAGTGGGCCAAGTGGGATTGGTCCTGCGATCTAAGGTACGGTGTACCTCTAAGGGCAGGTCCACGGTGTAGCCCTCGGCAATCTGCAGGACCGGGCCCAAGCCGCTCACCAAGTTCACGCGGGACATGGTCACCGGCATCTCGCCCACGGTGAGGAACTGTGAGGAGAAGCCACCGCCTCGGAAGTAACCCAGATCTGCCGGGCACCAGCGCGTCGCCTCCAAACATGCCTTGGCCTCTCCCGGGGTGATTTCCCAGAAGGGTTTGATCGCCGGTTTACCGCCGCGCCGCTGCTGGCCGCAGCCGTCCAAGCAGGCGGACCCAGAATTGATGAGGTGAATGATACCGTTCTCGGCGCGGCCGCTGAGTTTCTTGCCTGTCACCCTCCGTACTGCCGCCGGACTCCAGTAGGTGCGCACGTCGGCGAAGATCTGCGCCGTGTCCGTGAGTAGATGGCCAAAGAGCATCGCCACGCCGTTCAGGCAATCGTTCTCGGTGGCGACAAGGTAGGGCTGGCGAATGCCGTTCCAGTCGAACGAGGAGTTGAGCATTGCCTCCAAAAAGTCGCCATTGGGAAAGTGGTCGGTCCACTGCCTTTGCCCCTGGAATCCGGCAAGCAGGGCATTGTGGCCGAGCGCCTCTTCTCCGTAGCCCAACTCCGCCAAGCGAGGGTTGCCCGCCATGAGGTCCCGGGCAATCATTGTCATCTTGACCACGGTCTCCCATTCCCAGTCCTTGCGCGCCCGGCTGTGCTGCCGCTCGGGCGGGTTGGGGTCCTCACCTTCTTGACAGTACTTTTTGACCCAGCTCAAAGCGCGCGGGAACTCCTCGGGATCGAAGATCTTTTCCTCTAGCCGACGGACGAACTCGCTCATGTCCACGTGCTCATAGCGCATCCCCAGGTAGTGTAACAGGAAGCCCGGGTCGACGATGGAACCGGCGATGCCCATGGACACACCGCCCATCGCCACGTAGGAGGTGCCACGCATGGTGGCCACGGCCAGCCCTGCCTTGGCAAAGCGCAGGAGCTTGTCTGCCACATCGTCTGGGATTCGGGTATCGTCGGCGTCTTGTACATCGCGGCCATAGATGGCAAACGCAGGCAGGCCCAACTGGTTGTAGCCGGCCAAGGCCGCTGCCAAGTAGACCGCCCCGGGTCGCTCGGTGCCGTTGAGTCCCCAGACTGCCTTTGGCGTCAAGGGGTCGGTGTCCATCACCTCGGTGCCGTA encodes:
- a CDS encoding rhamnulokinase codes for the protein MAARKYLAFDFGAESGRAMLGLVDEGSIQLAELHRFANRQVTRDGHLHWDMAYLRGELERGLAAAAAAGHKDLAGIGVDTWGVDFGLLDAEDRLLGDPYAYRDSRTAGVMEEVFATIPREELYRLTGIQFMQFNSLFQLVCTARREPEVLSQARTLLFMPDLFNFFMTGEKSCEYTIASTSQMLNARTRTWEAVLFSRLGLPREIVLPLTAPGTRLAPLSAQVAARVGLPRVEVIAPACHD
- a CDS encoding L-fucose isomerase, which produces MAVTNDFPQVAPHNRLRGALPKIGISPVIDGRRQGVRESLEAQTMQMARNAARLLTENLRHANGLPVECVIADTCIGGVAEAAAVAEKFAREGVGVSLTVTPCWCYGTEVMDTDPLTPKAVWGLNGTERPGAVYLAAALAGYNQLGLPAFAIYGRDVQDADDTRIPDDVADKLLRFAKAGLAVATMRGTSYVAMGGVSMGIAGSIVDPGFLLHYLGMRYEHVDMSEFVRRLEEKIFDPEEFPRALSWVKKYCQEGEDPNPPERQHSRARKDWEWETVVKMTMIARDLMAGNPRLAELGYGEEALGHNALLAGFQGQRQWTDHFPNGDFLEAMLNSSFDWNGIRQPYLVATENDCLNGVAMLFGHLLTDTAQIFADVRTYWSPAAVRRVTGKKLSGRAENGIIHLINSGSACLDGCGQQRRGGKPAIKPFWEITPGEAKACLEATRWCPADLGYFRGGGFSSQFLTVGEMPVTMSRVNLVSGLGPVLQIAEGYTVDLPLEVHRTLDRRTNPTWPTTWFVPVLTGEGPFTDVYSVMANWGANHGAVSYGHIGDRLITLAAMLRIPVAMHNVPRERIFRPTAWGAFGTKDLEGADFRACKNFGPLYGR